A window of Rhododendron vialii isolate Sample 1 chromosome 11a, ASM3025357v1 contains these coding sequences:
- the LOC131306729 gene encoding ferrochelatase-1, chloroplastic encodes MDATVPSRLLPRVNPPALTPVHKSSLPCHQIGKSMSTCCHSSKSSGQEHTFSCSNPSDKQTGIVWGSSLYGPVQKRNLSGQSFCSLEVCTYPGLESESKSPAHAAEERVGVLLLNLGGPDTLNDVQPFLFNLFADPDIIRLPRLFRFLQRPLAQLISVLRAPKSKEGYASIGGGSPLRKITDDQAIALRNALEAKETPVHVYVAMRYWHPFTEEAVQQIKRDRVTKLVVLPLYPQFSISTTGSSIRVLQNIFREDAYLSRLPVSIIQSWYQREGYIKSMAGLIEKELGSFSRPEEVMIFFSAHGVPVSYVEDAGDPYRDQMEECIHLIMHELKVRGINNEHTLAYQSRVGPVQWLKPYTDEVLVELGEKGVKSLLAVPVSFVSEHIETLEEIDMEYKNLALESGIENWGRVPALGCTSSFITDLADAVIEALPSATAMTSAVDSDENDLDPVAYAIKLFFGSILAFVLLLSPKMISAFRNHLL; translated from the exons ATGGACGCCACTGTTCCCTCTCGTCTTCTTCCCCGCGTAAATCCGCCCGCTTTAACTCCCGTTCACAAGTCCTCGCT GCCATGCCATCAAATTGGGAAATCCATGTCGACATGTTGCCATTCATCCAAAAGTTCTGGTCAAGAACACACCTTCTCCTGTTCAAACCCAAGTGATAAACAAACTGGCATTGTTTGGGGATCATCTCTCTATGGTCCTGTTCAGAAGAGAAACCTGAGCGGGCAATCCTTTTGTTCTCTGGAAGTGTGTACATATCCTGGACTTGAAAGTGAGAGTAAATCTCCTGCACATGCTGCAGAAGAAAGGGTTGGAGTTCTGCTTCTTAATCTTGGAGGACCAGATACGCTAAACGATGTTCAaccatttttgttcaatttattTGCAGATCCG GATATTATTCGTCTACCAAGGCTATTCCGGTTCCTCCAACGCCCATTGGCACAACTAATTTCTGTGCTGCGAGCTCCCAAAAGTAAAGAAGGGTATGCTTCAATAGGAGGGGGATCGCCTTTGAGGAAGATAACAGATGATCAG GCAATTGCCCTTAGAAATGCACTGGAAGCAAAGGAAACTCCTGTACATGTCTATGTTGCAATGAGATATTGGCACCCATTTACTGAAGAAGCTGTTCAGCAG ATTAAGAGGGATAGGGTTACAAAGCTTGTTGTGCTCCCACTTTATCCTCAATTCTCGATCTCCACTACTGGATCAAGCATTCGAGTCCTTCAAAACATCTTCAG GGAAGATGCATATTTGTCAAGACTGCCTGTTTCAATCATACAATCGTGGTATCAACGTGAAGGTTATATCAAGTCTATGGCTGGCTTGATCGAAAAAGAGTTGGGGAGTTTCTCTAGGCCCGAGGAG GTCATGATATTCTTCAGTGCTCATGGGGTCCCTGTCAGTTATGTTGAGGATGCAGGAGACCCATATAGAGATCAGATGGAGGAGTGCATTCACTTGATAATGCATGAGTTGAAAGTAAGAGGAATCAACAATGAACATACTCTTGCTTATCAG AGCCGTGTTGGGCCTGTACAATGGTTGAAGCCCTATACAGACGAAGTACTTGTTGAGCTTGGGGAAAAAGGCGTGAAGAGTCTCTTGGCTGTTCCTGTGAG CTTTGTGAGTGAGCACATAGAAACTCTTGAAGAGATTGATATGGAGTACAAAAACTTGGCTCTTGAATCTGGCATTGAAAACTGGGGCCGTGTTCCAGCTCTCGGCTGCACCTCTTCCTTCATCACAGATCTGGCCGATGCAGTTATTGAAGCCCTACCTTCAGCCACAGCCATGACATCTGCTGTTGATTCTGACGAAAATGACCTTGATCCTGTTGCTTATGCCATCAAACTGTTTTTTGGTTCGATCCTGGCATTTGTTTTGCTCTTGTCCCCTAAAATGATTTCTGCGTTTAGGAATCACCTCCTCTAA
- the LOC131306728 gene encoding uncharacterized protein LOC131306728: MASKMHLLQSKAAEASKLVSKHGSSYYKQLLEQNKQYIQEPPTVEKCQQLANQLAYTRLASIPVRYEAFRKELDYVKQLFKNRRDIKTEHAGIAALFGIECFAWFCAGEIVGRGFTVIGYPV, translated from the exons ATGGCATCAAAGATGCATCTATTGCAATCAAAGGCAGCCGAGGCTTCAAAGCTTGTCTCCAAGCATGGAAGTTCCTACTACAAGCAATTGTTGGAGCAGAATAAGCAATACATCCAGGAGCCGCCAACTGTGGAGAAATGCCAACAGTTGGCTAATCAACTGGCTTACACTCGACTTGCCAG CATTCCTGTTCGTTATGAAGCATTCAGGAAGGAACTTGACTACGTGAAGCAACTCTTCAAGAACAGGCGGGACATAAAGACTGAGCATGCTGGTATTGCTGCTCTTTTCGGAATAGAGTGCTTTGCCTGGTTTTGTGCTGGTGAGATTGTTGGACGTGGTTTTACAGTTATTGGTTACCCTGTCTAA
- the LOC131306727 gene encoding uncharacterized protein LOC131306727, translated as MAEEVQYGADSLNNKRKYEDQTTPPRRSTGFSAAIPSQSPPDSGNAPPPASYNSVPPPVGDFELAKQRAQEIAARIFSNAEAKRPRVENGGSGFDSTDNVVQKPMISNMPPSSIPVLYGYQGQGASKKIEIPNGRVGVIIGKAGETIKYLQLQSGAKIQVTRDMEADLNSPNRPVELTGTPDQIAKAEQLIQEVLSEAEAGGSVGNRRVPGQQSGEQYVTKIPNNKVGLVIGKGGETIKNMQATSGARIQVIPLHLPPGDPSTERTLQIDGTNEQIEAAKQLVNEVISQNRPRNPGMGGGYSQQGYQTRPPMQQTGYGYVQPGAYPGPTPQYNVPQQQYPGYPPQPASGGYATGWDPTTGAPNQQTSQGGGFDYYGQQQQASSGPTASVDNASYGYSQPPASGYNTQGQGYPQEGYGGYQAPAPQPGYGQPAQGYDQQQAYTTTAPVQGDTSQAPQGYTTTAQQPSPNAASYPPQGSTQPGYGVPASQPGYGTQPPSGYGPNYGLPQAQKPPGSQPAYGQQPQQPQQSPTAQGGYAQPGYPQSQGPPAQAGYGQPDSGAQRAPPSSYGAAGYGAPPYGAPPVAQPGYGQQPPYNSSYAGGYSQPPAYSADAAPASQAVQPAGVTKASPQS; from the exons ATGGCCGAAGAGGTGCAGTACGGTGCGGATTCTCTCAACAACAAGCGCAAGTACGAGGACCAGACCACTCCGCCGCGGCGGTCCACCGGCTTCTCGGCCGCGATCCCGTCGCAGTCGCCGCCTGATTCGGGCAACGCGCCGCCGCCCGCCTCCTACAACAGTGTCCCGCCGCCTGTGGGCGACTTTGAGCTCGCGAAGCAGCGCGCGCAGGAGATTGCTGCCCGTATCTTCAGCAACGCCGAGGCGAAGCGACCTAGGGTTGAGAATGGGGGCTCTGGCTTCGATTCCACTGATA atgttgTACAGAAGCCTATGATTTCAAATATGCCTCCCTCATCCATACCTGTACTGTATGGGTACCAGGGACAGGGAGCAAGCAAAAAGATCGAGATACCAAATGGCCGAGTTGGTGTGATTATTGGGAAAGCTGGAGAAACCATTAAATATCTTCAACTTCAATCTGGGGCTAAGATTCAAGTCACAAGGGATATGGAAGCAGACCTTAATTCCCCAAATAGGCCGGTTGAGCTTACAGGTACTCCAGATCAAATTGCAAAGGCTGAGCAATTGATTCAGGAAGTTCTTTCTGAG GCTGAAGCAGGGGGTTCTGTTGGTAACCGGAGGGTACCTGGACAGCAATCTGGTGAGCAGTATGTAACAAAAATCCCAAACAACAAG GTCGGTCTGGTCATTGGTAAAGGAGGTGAGACCATAAAAAACATGCAAGCTACTTCTGGTGCTCGTATTCAG GTTATTCCCTTGCACCTCCCCCCGGGTGACCCTTCAACAGAGAGGACGTTACAGATAGATGGGACCAATGAACAGATTGAGGCTGCAAAACAGTTGGTCAATGAGGTTATCAGTCAG AATCGGCCCAGAAATCCAGGAATGGGTGGAGGATATTCACAGCAAGGCTACCAAACCCGACCTCCAATGCAACAAACCGGCTATGGTTACGTGCAGCCCGGAGCATATCCTGGGCCCACACCACAGTACAATGTGCCTCAGCAACAATACCCTGGGTATCCACCTCAGCCAGCTTCTGGTGGTTATGCAACTGGGTGGGACCCAACAACTGGTGCACCGAATCAGCAGACCTCTCAGGGTGGTGGTTTCGATTACTACGGCCAGCAGCAGCAAGCCAGCAGTGGTCCCACAGCCTCTGTAGATAATGCCAGTTATGGTTACAGTCAGCCACCTGCTTCTGGATATAATACACAGGGTCAGGGTTATCCTCAGGAGGGATATGGGGGATATCAGGCACCTGCTCCACAACCCGGATATGGTCAACCTGCTCAGGGGTATGATCAGCAGCAAGCTTATACTACAACAGCTCCTGTACAGGGGGATACCAGCCAAGCACCACAAGGATACACCACCACTGCTCAGCAACCTAGCCCTAATGCTGCTAGTTATCCGCCTCAAGGATCAACCCAGCCGGGTTATGGAGTCCCCGCTTCTCAACCCGGTTACGGGACTCAACCACCCTCTGGATATGGCCCCAACTACGGACTGCCTCAGGCTCAGAAACCTCCAGGCAGTCAGCCCGCTTATGGGCAGCAGCCCCAACAGCCCCAACAATCACCTACTGCCCAAGGAGGCTATGCCCAGCCTGGATATCCTCAGTCTCAGGGGCCTCCTGCTCAAGCGGGTTATGGTCAACCAGATTCTGGTGCCCAGAGGGCCCCGCCTTCCAGTTATGGTGCTGCAGGATACGGCGCCCCGCCTTATGGTGCACCTCCGGTGGCCCAGCCAGGATATGGGCAGCAGCCGCCATACAACAGCTCTTATGCGGGTGGTTATTCGCAGCCTCCAGCTTATTCTGCTGATGCTGCACCAGCTTCTCAGGCTGTTCAGCCTGCTGGAGTCACCAAAGCTTCGCCACAGAGTTGA